The following nucleotide sequence is from Aspergillus luchuensis IFO 4308 DNA, chromosome 1, nearly complete sequence.
ctctctctctctctctctccctccttctttccctccctctctcattCTCAATTCTCTTTCCATCAATTCCCTGCTCCTTCGCCCCCCTCTCCGTCCTTCTACCTCCGAATCGGCAGGAAACCGTAGAGGGTAGCAACTGATCACAGCGGATGGGGGCAGAAAGCCCAgcgcatccatccatccatccatcctccctcAAGAAGGGGGCGGGCGCGGCATGGCTTGGCCAATAATTGAATCTCGCTCCCTCCCTTATCCCCTGATCCGGTGGAttattcttgttcttcttcttctcatacaGTAGTCATCTTTCTTTGCCGCCCCCGAGATCTGCAGCCCTGATGAGCTCAGCAGAGCCTCGCAGATGAGAAGAATGTGGCATGTTTGAAggggtgggaagagagggaggtgtgTGGATAGATAGAATTGGAAGAGTGGGTGTGGGTTGGAGGAaaggatgattgattgattgattgatggagtatgatggggatgacaggatggatgatggaagctGAAACTGGATTATTCCCTCTTACCTTACCTTGAATTCTTCAGCGCCAACACACACTCTTACCCTCACACTCAGCTTCACATGCACTCAGCCGGGCTCCAATTGCTACTAGATACCTAGCAATGTCTCAGAAACAAGGAACCGGGGGAAATCATCAAGGCTAGTTAACCGCTGCAAggacgagaaagaaaaaaattaaaaataaagcagatagatagtagatagacgCCGGACAGGCAGGACAGGCCATGGCGACTACTGATCAATAAATATTAACTGCGTGGATGTGCTACTATCTAACTAGAAACTAGcaatagtactacttacagAGTACATCATCTCTCTATCTGTTGTGAGTCTCTCTATCTACAAGGAGAGACCTCATGAACATCTCACAAAAGTCCCAAAACCCACATCCGTCTTGCCCCGAGGACAAGCATAATgatcgatcttcttcttctcctcccatgGCAAtaatctctctctctccatcatcattatcacaAAAACAaactcctccccccttcccatACGATGCCATGCAGGTTATTCATCTAAGCCCCAAAAATTACCTGTCAGCAGCAAACCCAAGCCAATAACCAAACATCCCCTTTCTAAAGgtcaaaaaggaaaagaaggagaagaagggcaagaaaaaaaaaaacaaaaggaCATCGGGATGTGCCCGATTCCAGGAACCGGAAGCAGATTCCGACGCCAACTCCAGGGACGGAATCACCCCCGAAACTAAGCGGGAGGCACCATCGCTGCTCATCAGCACTAGAACTTAGGACCACTTGGTACTTGGTAGACTGGATGGTTAAGTCTCGAAAGATAAAAAGTACGGACCACCGCACCGGACTTCCGGTCCCCAACTTCCGGGAGGCAGGCTGTCTGTGTGCCTAtcatttaatttattattatattctgtaATCTATGTTGGACCGATGTGCACGCGCATTGATGGTGCGCTAGGACAATCAGACCATCCCCATCTCATAAACCACCTgactggggagggaggggggaagatggtACTGGTACTGGTTACTTGGTGGTTGTATCAGCATGATTGAAAGCCAAGCTGATGTGTCACATTGggataattattttcttggGGGGGTCGAGCTGCACAAACATTGGTTTGGGTCGTGCTTGGTTGCTGGAAGTGCAGATGTGATGGGGGACGCGTTGGTCTATGCATCACATGTGGATGTGAGGCGTCGGGGACGGGAAGAGCAAGACGAGACCCGACACTGGGACCATCTCCCTGCATATGGATCTGAAGAAatgcgctgctgcttgatACATATGACGTATGTCACTGAAGGGGTCGGGAGCCGATCTTTCATGGATCTATCTAGGCAACGAAGTAGTATTGAAGTACCCATGAAGGTCATTGGAGGTCTGCCAGCTTCGAGGCATCCGGACTGCGTTGCTTCGCCATTGTGTTTTGTGAGGTGTTTGGCGGTGTTGAGGTTATATTAGACGCTGAtatagtgtgtgtgtgctgtACAGAAAAACAAGCAAGGCTAAACAAACATCTTTATAGGCAAACAATTATACAAAGTAAGGCGAACAATGATCTTTGTTTCTCGTATCGCGATCTGCTGAGACAGTCAGATCCGCGAGTCGAAACACGCAAGCTGTCAAACTTGGCGATGGTGGGTATGTATCTCCCTCTAGATTATGCGTGTCTTCATTGGTGCAGAACCTCGTACTTCATGTCGGTACATATGTGCCCGCGGCACCATTAACCTTCTCCATTAATGTCCCTTTCTGATTCTCGGAGCTGTACCGCTCCAGCGCTTCGAAGACATGGCTGAATACCAATTGGTCCACATCACGCGCCCACAAGAAATCTAAATGCTCATACTGCGGGATTTCCTTCGCCACGGTCCCGCGGGGAAGCTCGGACAACATCACGTTGATATCAACGAGACTATCGCTACCGCCATACAACAGGACAATGGGCGTCTTAATGTTCTTAGTCGGGTACTTGACCGGCTTGTAAAATCGCTCACTCGCAACAATACTGAGCGGGGCATGGATTTCGTCATCGTAGAACTGGAAATTTCGGTGTCGAATAATCTGGAACCAATGGACGACCGACTTGGTGCTAGTGAAGGAAAACAGATGCAGGTACCCTGCCAGCTTCTGCCAGCGGCTGATGTTCTTGCACCTCCAATTGAACAGGCCGCGAAGTGACGTGTCAATGATCCGAACAAAGATAGGTGGGTAGAGAATCGTCTGCCACATCGTCGTCGAGCTAAGGATACTGCGTCTGCCAAACAGCAGAAACAGGAAG
It contains:
- a CDS encoding uncharacterized protein (TransMembrane:1 (o79-100i)); the protein is MDGWMDALGFLPPSAVISCYPLRFPADSEVEGRRGGRRSRELMERELRMREGGKEGGRERERERLIRSDLRLEKSNDGVVVSLSAPSLPSISLFLFLILCPRK